One window of Dyadobacter sandarakinus genomic DNA carries:
- a CDS encoding vWA domain-containing protein, with amino-acid sequence MKANLTLAFTLLLLAFTGIPHRDVKGVVTNAANQPLYGVTIQTPDGAITTSSDQDGKYAIHVPAGTRYLLFSLPEYQPRREAVAQDTLALHVILKKSPALLYDRLASAPAKPERAVTISTPIQNSPLYGRTFQNTERYQAVQESNFRLSTAEPLSTFSIDVDRASYSNVRRFLNLGKLPPEDAVRVEEMINYFEYDYPQPAGPHPISVHTELTESPWNKGLQLLHVGIRAKSIETDHLPASNLVFLIDVSGSMSDENKLPLVKQAFALLTNQLRAQDKVSIVVYAGAAGTVLPPTSGNEKMKIREALNQLEAGGSTAGEEGISLAYDLAEKHFVKNGNNRVILATDGDFNVGAMSESELQRLIERKRQDGIFLSVLGFGMNNYKDSMMEILADKGNGNYAYIDNMQEARKQLVGEFGGTLFTVAKDVKIQIEFNPHFVQAYRLIGYENRALQNEDFQNDQKDAGEMGSGHTVTAIYEIVPAGVQSSYIKPGTALRYQGGQAVANARDEFMHVKVRYKKPDDSKSMLLEVPVKTKPKAFAECSADVRFAASVAEFGLLLRHSEFRGSASYQDAAAHAQSALGNDKEGYRSELVRLIRIAEGLDHGTQAARRD; translated from the coding sequence ATGAAAGCGAATTTGACCCTGGCATTTACATTACTGCTTCTTGCGTTTACAGGCATTCCGCACCGCGATGTGAAAGGTGTGGTTACAAATGCTGCCAACCAGCCTCTCTACGGAGTAACCATCCAGACTCCCGATGGTGCTATAACCACCTCCTCCGACCAGGACGGAAAATACGCGATCCATGTACCTGCCGGAACACGGTATCTCCTGTTCAGCCTCCCAGAGTATCAACCACGCAGGGAAGCAGTAGCCCAGGATACACTTGCATTGCATGTTATACTGAAAAAATCACCGGCATTACTGTACGACAGACTGGCTTCCGCACCCGCAAAGCCCGAACGCGCGGTAACAATAAGTACGCCCATACAAAACAGCCCGCTTTATGGACGGACTTTTCAAAACACAGAGCGGTACCAGGCTGTTCAGGAAAGTAATTTCCGCCTGAGTACCGCCGAACCTTTAAGTACTTTTTCCATCGACGTGGACCGCGCATCGTACAGCAACGTCCGGCGGTTTCTGAACCTCGGAAAACTGCCGCCGGAAGATGCCGTGCGGGTGGAAGAAATGATCAACTACTTTGAGTACGACTACCCTCAGCCTGCGGGGCCGCATCCCATCAGCGTACATACAGAACTTACCGAATCGCCCTGGAACAAAGGATTGCAGTTGCTTCACGTCGGAATACGGGCAAAATCCATCGAAACAGACCACTTGCCGGCATCGAACCTCGTTTTCCTCATCGACGTGTCGGGTTCCATGTCGGACGAAAACAAACTCCCGCTTGTAAAGCAGGCATTTGCCCTGCTCACAAACCAGCTCCGGGCGCAGGACAAGGTTTCCATTGTGGTATATGCAGGAGCTGCGGGCACGGTGCTGCCGCCCACATCGGGAAACGAAAAGATGAAGATCCGTGAAGCCCTCAACCAGCTGGAAGCCGGCGGTTCCACCGCGGGAGAAGAAGGTATTTCGCTGGCCTACGACCTTGCTGAAAAACATTTTGTGAAAAACGGAAACAACCGGGTGATCCTGGCTACTGACGGTGACTTCAATGTAGGTGCAATGTCCGAGAGTGAGCTGCAAAGGCTTATTGAGCGCAAGCGGCAGGATGGGATTTTCCTGAGCGTACTGGGATTTGGGATGAACAACTACAAGGACAGCATGATGGAAATCCTGGCTGACAAAGGAAATGGCAACTACGCCTACATTGATAATATGCAGGAAGCACGCAAGCAACTCGTGGGGGAATTTGGGGGTACGCTGTTCACGGTTGCCAAAGATGTAAAAATCCAGATCGAATTCAATCCGCACTTTGTACAGGCATACCGGCTCATTGGTTACGAAAACCGTGCTTTACAAAACGAGGATTTTCAGAACGACCAGAAGGATGCAGGCGAAATGGGCTCCGGACATACAGTCACGGCAATTTATGAAATTGTACCCGCAGGTGTGCAGAGCAGCTATATCAAGCCTGGCACTGCACTGCGCTACCAGGGCGGCCAGGCAGTTGCCAATGCCCGTGATGAGTTCATGCATGTAAAAGTCAGGTACAAAAAACCGGACGACTCCAAGAGCATGCTGCTTGAAGTACCTGTAAAAACCAAACCCAAAGCCTTTGCCGAATGCAGCGCTGATGTACGGTTTGCGGCTTCGGTGGCTGAGTTTGGTTTGCTACTGCGGCATTCGGAGTTTCGCGGGAGTGCCTCTTACCAGGATGCTGCGGCACATGCGCAAAGTGCGCTCGGCAACGACAAGGAAGGTTACCGGTCCGAGCTGGTAAGACTGATCAGGATAGCAGAGGGTCTTGACCATGGTACGCAGGCTGCGCGCCGGGACTAG
- a CDS encoding RNA polymerase sigma factor yields the protein MKFIHILRPGKPGTISEEEQLSAYRKTGDIRLLGTIYQPYMELVFAVCYKYLRDEDDSKDAVMQIFEKLVVDLRVHEVTRFKNWLHTVARNYCLMRLRETTLLPVAPDLQHLMVDTAEDAPGPLETEGRLEQLDACLEKLLPDQRKAVEMFYLHEKCYREICSEMDLEFNKVKSHIQNGKRNLKICMEKNGRI from the coding sequence GTGAAGTTTATCCACATTCTCCGGCCCGGGAAACCCGGCACGATTTCAGAGGAAGAACAACTTTCGGCCTACCGGAAAACGGGCGATATACGGCTGCTGGGTACTATTTACCAGCCGTATATGGAGCTGGTATTTGCAGTTTGCTACAAGTATCTCCGTGATGAGGACGACAGCAAAGACGCCGTCATGCAGATTTTCGAAAAACTGGTGGTGGATTTACGCGTACACGAAGTGACCCGGTTCAAAAACTGGCTGCATACCGTCGCACGCAATTATTGCCTGATGCGCCTGCGGGAAACTACCCTTCTGCCTGTGGCCCCGGATTTGCAGCATTTGATGGTTGATACGGCTGAAGACGCGCCAGGACCATTGGAAACCGAGGGCCGGTTGGAGCAGCTGGATGCCTGCCTTGAAAAACTTTTACCAGACCAGCGGAAAGCAGTTGAAATGTTTTACCTGCACGAGAAATGTTACCGGGAAATATGCAGCGAAATGGATCTGGAGTTTAATAAAGTGAAGAGCCACATTCAGAACGGAAAGCGGAACCTTAAAATTTGCATGGAGAAAAATGGCAGGATCTGA